A stretch of Oryza brachyantha chromosome 4, ObraRS2, whole genome shotgun sequence DNA encodes these proteins:
- the LOC102707578 gene encoding F-box/WD-40 repeat-containing protein At5g21040: MDFDCNKARGDSSSVNSSCIFTEDTLIQAKPYTHLGKAKHRNSVSTLNNQKCNYGSLLDEKKIVETSDGETTSMCDSRCFTDLPAALVCEVLERLDPKELGIVSCVSTLLHTLATDHKGWKKFYCERWGLPNPPVTLNGPLVPGGTPDWKSWKTLFVEREFRSKSFMGRFSVDVLRGHCEDVRTVFLLASLNLIFTGGDDSVIRMWDMEEGLLIDKSRPLCCTIRAIAADTRLLVTAGTNTFIQCWRAVEGNSYPFHISGNGPDQNCEFRLWGHEGPVTCLALDSLRIFSGSWDMTVRVWDRSEMKCVQKFMHADWVWSVAPHGNTVASTAGRDAYVWDTKSGELQSVISNAHVGNAYSLARTHLADVLFTGGEDGAIRLFDISEVSDDEDIKPAATWVPHAGPVHSLAFEYPWLVSASSDGRIALIDLRKLLNPKYSAKHSRRVKIFDAISIEPPQRMLHGLGCDLFSVAIGADRIVCGGEDGAVKVWNFSEALEIEKRAQALRSLRQENRMRRKKAQVEMNANGRRSDQCSIAMKRNQLKGDKSVTWHSKRAINDKVKS, from the coding sequence atgGACTTTGATTGCAACAAGGCAAGAGGAGACTCTTCATCTGTGAATAGTTCCTGCATTTTCACCGAAGACACTCTCATCCAGGCAAAGCCCTATACTCACTTGGGGAAAGCTAAACATCGGAATAGCGTCAGTACATTGAATAACCAGAAGTGCAATTATGGATCACTTTtggatgaaaagaaaattgttgAAACAAGTGATGGTGAGACCACCTCGATGTGTGACTCAAGGTGCTTCACTGATTTGCCGGCCGCATTGGTCTGCGAAGTGCTTGAACGCCTCGATCCAAAGGAGCTTGGCATTGTATCTTGCGTCTCCACCCTACTGCATACCCTAGCCACAGATCATAAAGGTTGGAAGAAGTTTTATTGTGAAAGGTGGGGGCTTCCTAATCCTCCAGTCACCCTCAATGGACCCTTGGTTCCAGGTGGTACTCCAGATTGGAAGTCTTGGAAAACATTGTTTGTGGAGCGGGAGTTTCGAAGCAAATCATTCATGGGAAGATTCAGTGTTGATGTTCTCCGTGGCCACTGTGAGGATGTACGCACCGTGTTCCTTCTAGCATCACTAAATCTTATATTTACTGGTGGTGATGATTCTGTGATCCGAATGTGGGACATGGAGGAAGGGCTCTTGATTGATAAGTCCCGCCCACTTTGTTGCACCATCCGGGCCATCGCAGCTGACACTAGGCTTTTGGTTACTGCTGGGACCAATACCTTTATTCAGTGTTGGAGGGCTGTTGAAGGTAATTCTTACCCTTTCCACATCTCTGGAAATGGTCCTGACCAGAATTGTGAGTTTCGGCTTTGGGGGCATGAAGGACCTGTGACTTGCCTTGCCTTGGACTCATTAAGGATTTTCAGTGGTAGCTGGGATATGACTGTTCGTGTTTGGGACAGATCTGAAATGAAGTGTGTTCAGAAGTTCATGCATGCAGACTGGGTTTGGAGTGTGGCACCTCATGGAAATACTGTTGCCAGTACAGCTGGTAGGGATGCCTATGTATGGGATACCAAGAGTGGTGAGTTGCAAAGTGTAATTTCCAATGCCCATGTTGGTAATGCATATTCTTTAGCTCGAACACACCTAGCTGATGTGCTATTTACTGGAGGAGAGGACGGGGCAATTCGCCTGTTTGATATTTCTGAGGTCTCTGATGATGAAGATATTAAGCCAGCTGCTACTTGGGTGCCACATGCTGGCCCTGTTCATTCCCTCGCTTTTGAGTACCCATGGCTTGTCTCAGCTTCTAGTGATGGCAGGATTGCACTGATTGATTTGAGGAAGCTTCTGAATCCAAAGTACTCAGCAAAACACTCACGCAGGGTTAAGATCTTTGATGCAATTTCCATTGAGCCTCCGCAGAGAATGCTTCATGGCCTTGGGTGCGATCTTTTCTCTGTTGCCATTGGTGCAGATAGGATTGTTTGTGGAGGTGAGGATGGTGCTGTCAAAGTCTGGAACTTCTCAGAAGCACTGGAGATTGAGAAGAGGGCGCAGGCTCTAAGAAGTTTGAGGCAGGAGAACCGCATGAGGCGGAAGAAGGCACAAGTAGAGATGAATGCAAATGGTAGAAGGTCTGACCAATGCTCAATAGCCATGAAAAGAAACCAACTTAAGGGTGATAAGAGTGTTACTTGGCACAGCAAGCGTGCCATCAACGACAAGGTCAAGTCTTAG
- the LOC102707023 gene encoding OVARIAN TUMOR DOMAIN-containing deubiquitinating enzyme 5: MDETLAVESTAAGGETSAAESAQEAQQETLEEVLSRHRKEKSKLQDKETSLKKAAAKGSKAEQKAKKKQVEEEISRLSAELEVKHAAELATFGYNSAGSSEKGNMDTLVKAIAGVSVTSNADSAKPSKGARRREKKAKEEAAREQRIQEEQNNLVSDRMIENENLEKKLEPLGLTIQEIKPDGHCLYRAVENQLSLYPRGTTTQYSYQELRQMTAHYMKEHAADFLPFFLSESKVESGPDPLESFKRYCEEVETTAAWGGQLELGALTHCLKKHIVVYSGSFPDVEMGKEYKLEGGTDGPSIRLSYHRHAYGLGEHYNSVIPA, from the exons ATGGACGAAACCCTAGCAGTCgaatccaccgccgccggcggcgagacaTCCGCGGCGGAGTCGGCGCAGGAAGCGCAGCAAGAGACGCTAGAGGAGGTGCTCTCGAGGCATAG GAAAGAGAAATCCAAACTCCAGGATAAGGAAACAAGTCTCAAGAAAGCAGCCGCTAAAGGCAGCAAAGCTGAACAGAAGGCCAAGAAGAAGCAGGTAGAGGAGGAGATATCACGGCTCTCAGCTGAGTTAGAGGTGAAACATGCTGCCGAACTTGCTACATTTGGGTACAACTCCGCAGGCAGCTCAGAAAAGGGGAACATGGACACCTTAGTAAAGGCTATAGCCGGTGTTTCTGTGACCAGTAATGCGGATTCCGCAAAGCCTAGCAAAGGTGCGCGCCGTCGAGAGAAGAAGGCAAAGGAAGAAGCTGCTAGAGAGCAGCGCATTCAAGAAGAGCAAAACAATCTTGTCAGTGATCGCATGatagaaaatgaaaatctTGAGAAGAAGCTGGAGCCCTTGGGACTGACCATCCAGGAGATAAAGCCAGATGGGCACTGCCTGTACCGTGCTGTTGAGAACCAGCTATCGCTTTATCCCAGAGGTACTACTACACAATACAGTTACCAGGAGCTACGGCAAATGACTGCCCATTATATGAAAGAGCATGCTGCAgattttcttccatttttccTATCAGAGAGCAAGGTTGAGTCTGGACCAGACCCCTTGGAGAGCTTCAAGAGGTACTGTGAGGAGGTTGAAACAACTGCTGCTTGGGGTGGGCAACTTGAGCTTGGTGCTCTAACCCACTGCCTAAAGAAGCACATTGTTGTGTACTCAGGCTCATTTCCAGATGTGGAAATGGGCAAAGAGTATAAATTGGAAGGTGGTACAGATGGCCCTAGCATCAGGTTGTCCTATCACAGACATGCCTATGGTCTTGGCGAGCACTACAACTCAGTGATTCCTGCTTAG
- the LOC102707303 gene encoding probable receptor-like protein kinase At1g30570 has translation MLAMRLLVLAVVSTVLANSLFLEVHGGELLLNCGSNLTVNADGRRWIGDMAPGQNFTLSSPGIAASLAGSSNGNEIFGPVYHSARFFSTASWYNFSVLPGNYCIRLHFFPFTFGNFSGNDSSFDVTANDFKLVSKFNVSEEIVWRSTVSNSTISAVVKEYFLVVDAHGLEVEFDPSPGSFAFVNAIEVMLTPDNLFNDTVNKVGAGDGQLPLGLSSRGLETMYRLNVGGPALKSSKDQYLHRPWYTDEAFMVSTNAAMIVSNGSSISYLSSNDSSISPIDVYETARIMGNNMVVDKRFNVSWRFYVHPNFDYLVRLHFCELVYDKSNQRVFKIYINNKTAAEDYDVYVRAGGMNKAYHEDYFDNLPQQVDSLWLQLGPDPMTSASGTDALLNGLEIFKLSRNGNLAYVLGHIDMGNQRGISKDRDRKVLWEEVSIGSASFLALTGVVLFAWCYVRRKRKAVEKESPPGWHPLVLHEDMKSTTDARATGKSPLTRNSSSIGHRMGRRFSIAEIRAATKNFDEALLIGTGGFGKVYKGEVDEGTTVAIKRANPLCGQGLKEFETEIEMLSKLRHRHLVAMIGYCEEQKEMILVYEYMAKGTLRSHLYGSGLPPLTWKQRVDACIGAARGLHYLHTGADRGIIHRDVKTTNILLDDNFVAKIADFGLSKTGPTLDQTHVSTAVKGSFGYLDPEYFRRQQLTQKSDVYSFGVVLFEVACGRPVIDPSLPKDQINLAEWAMRWQRQRSLEAIVDPRLDGDFSSESLKKFGEIAEKCLADDGRSRPSMGEVLWHLEYVLQLHEAYKRNVDCESFGSSELGFADMSFSLPHIREGEEEHNSKPSSIREDPNT, from the coding sequence ATGCTAGCGATGAGGCTACTCGTGCTGGCAGTTGTAAGCACCGTGCTTGCGAACTCGCTGTTCTTGGAAGTCCACGGAGGTGAATTGCTTCTGAACTGTGGTTCGAACTTGACTGTCAATGCTGACGGCAGGAGATGGATCGGCGACATGGCCCCTGGGCAGAATTTTACATTGAGCAGCCCTGGAATAGCTGCATCGCTGGCCGGGAGCAGCAACGGCAATGAAATCTTTGGGCCGGTGTACCATTCAGCTCGTTTCTTTAGCACCGCATCTTGGTATAACTTCAGCGTGCTGCCGGGGAACTACTGTATCAGGTTGCATTTCTTCCCTTTCACATTTGGGAATTTCAGTGGGAACGATTCATCGTTTGATGTTACTGCAAATGATTTCAAGCTGGTCTCGAAATTCAATGTGTCAGAGGAGATTGTTTGGAGGAGCACCGTGAGCAATTCAACCATCAGTGCGGTCGTCAAGGAGTACTTTCTTGTAGTTGATGCTCATGGCCTGGAGGTTGAATTTGATCCGAGCCCTGGGTCGTTTGCCTTCGTGAATGCGATTGAGGTGATGCTCACTCCAGATAACCTGTTCAATGACACGGTGAACAAAGTTGGCGCTGGAGATGGGCAGCTTCCTCTTGGCTTAAGCAGCAGAGGCCTAGAGACAATGTACCGGTTGAATGTTGGAGGACCTGCACTTAAATCTTCCAAGGATCAGTATCTACACAGACCTTGGTACACTGATGAAGCATTCATGGTTTCTACAAATGCTGCTATGATTGTGTCCAACGGTTCAAGCATAAGCTATCTCTCAAGCAATGACTCCTCGATTTCTCCCATTGATGTATATGAGACTGCAAGAATAATGGGCAACAACATGGTTGTGGACAAGCGGTTCAATGTGTCATGGCGATTCTATGTCCACCCCAACTTTGATTACTTGGTCCGCCTTCATTTCTGTGAGCTTGTCTATGACAAGTCCAACCAAAGGGTCTTCAAGATCTACATCAACAACAAGACAGCTGCTGAGGACTATGATGTGTATGTCAGGGCAGGGGGTATGAACAAGGCATATCATGAAGACTATTTTGACAACTTGCCACAGCAGGTAGATTCACTTTGGCTTCAGCTAGGCCCTGACCCCATGACCAGTGCTTCAGGCACGGATGCACTTCTGAATGGTTTGGAGATATTCAAGCTCAGCAGGAATGGCAACCTCGCTTATGTTCTTGGCCATATTGACATGGGTAACCAAAGGGGTATTTCCAAGGATAGAGACAGGAAAGTTTTATGGGAAGAAGTCAGTATTGGGTCTGCTTCTTTTTTGGCACTGACAGGTGTTGTTCTATTTGCATGGTGCTATGTAAGAAGGAAACGAAAAGCTGTTGAGAAGGAGTCCCCACCTGGTTGGCACCCACTGGTCCTCCATGAGGATATGAAAAGCACCACAGATGCCCGTGCAACCGGTAAATCACCCTTGACACGCAATTCATCTTCCATTGGTCACAGAATGGGCAGAAGATTCAGCATTGCAGAGATAAGGGCGGCCACAAAGAACTTTGATGAGGCTTTGCTTATTGGTACTGGTGGTTTTGGCAAGGTTTACAAGGGTGAGGTCGATGAGGGTACTACAGTGGCAATCAAGCGTGCAAATCCATTATGTGGCCAGGGCTTGAAAGAATTCGAAACGGAAATTGAGATGCTCTCCAAGCTTAGACACCGGCACCTTGTTGCAATGATTGGCTATTGTGAAGAGCAGAAGGAAATGATTCTAGTCTATGAATACATGGCAAAGGGGACATTGCGGAGCCATCTTTATGGAAGTGGTCTTCCACCTCTGACATGGAAGCAACGTGTTGATGCCTGCATTGGCGCAGCTCGTGGACTTCACTACCTCCACACTGGAGCAGACCGAGGTATAATCCATAGGGATGTGAAAACTACAAACATCttgttggatgataattttGTTGCAAAGATAGCAGATTTTGGGTTGTCTAAAACTGGTCCAACACTGGACCAGACCCATGTTAGTACGGCAGTCAAGGGAAGCTTTGGGTACCTTGATCCAGAGTACTTCCGGAGGCAGCAACTCACACAAAAATCTGATGTCTATTCTTTTGGAGTAGTGCTCTTTGAAGTCGCTTGTGGAAGACCAGTTATAGACCCCTCGTTGCCCAAGGATCAAATCAACTTGGCAGAATGGGCAATGAGATGGCAGCGCCAGCGTTCACTGGAAGCAATAGTGGATCCCCGGCTGGATGGTGACTTTTCATCAGAATCCTTGAAGAAGTTTGGTGAAATTGCAGAGAAGTGCCTTGCTGATGATGGGAGAAGCAGGCCATCAATGGGCGAGGTCTTGTGGCATCTGGAATATGTGCTACAGCTCCATGAAGCTTACAAACGCAATGTGGACTGTGAATCATTTGGAAGCAGTGAACTGGGGTTTGCCGATATGTCCTTCAGCCTACCTCACATcagagagggagaagaggaACATAACTCAAAGCCATCTAGTATAAGAGAAGATCCAAACACTTGA